The following is a genomic window from Aminivibrio sp..
CGTCCCTTTGTCATAATGAAAATTTTTGAACTCCGGGCGAGTTCGTCGGAAGCGAAGATGCAGGTGGAGATGGCGCTGTGCAAATATGAGATCCCTCACCTGAAGGGACTTGGAGCCCAGATGTCCCGTCTCGGGGGCGGAATCGGAACCAGGGGCCCCGGAGAAACGGAATTCGAACGGCACAGGAGAAAGCTTGAGCGGCGCGTACGAGACATTAGCAAAAAACTCGGGGTGCTGAAAAGAAAGAGGACGCTTCAGCGCGACCGGAGGAAGAAAATGAATCTTCCCGTTGTTTCGCTTGTGGGTTATACAAACAGCGGAAAATCTTCCCTTCTCCGGGCGCTGAGCAGGGATTCGTCCCTGGTGGCAGAGAACATGCTCTTTTCAACCCTGGACACCTTCATGAGGAAAGTGAGCCTGCCGTCAGGAAGAGAGATCCTGCTTTCCGATACGGTGGGCTTTATAAGGGATCTGCCTCCCGGTCTCGTGGCTGCTTTCAGGACAACGCTTGAAGAAATAGTGTCCTCCGCGTTTCTCGTTTTTGTCCTTGATGTGGCGGCACCGGATTACCAGGAAGTCAGGGAAGTCGTCGAGAAAACGGTTCAGGAAATCGGCGGAGGAGATATCCCCCGTTTTTTTGCACTAAACAAATGCGATCTTCTTGATCCGGATAAAAAACAGGCTGTAGAGGAGAGATTCCGGGAAACAGGAGAAGCCGCCGTTTCAATCAGTGCCCTTTCCGGAACCGGTCTGCCCGAACTGCTCGCGACTCTTGACGCCTTTCTCCAAAAGACTGAGACGATTTCCAGAGAAAGGAATGGGGACTGATGATACGAAGCATGACGGGATTTACGAGGGAAAGCAGAAACTTCGAATGGGGCACTCTCACGGTTGAGATTTCGTCGGTAAACCACAGGTACCAGGAACTTTCGATCCGACTGCCGAGGGAACTGGCTTCCTTCGAATCGGCAATCGGCGGTCTTCTCCGTTCCGGCCTGGGACGGGGAAAGATACGATTTTTCGCCGAAATCAGCTGGGCCCCGAGGTACAAGGCCCTTGCCATTGACGGAGAGGTCCTCCGCAATTATTATACCCAGATCCTCTCTCTTTCCGATGAACTCGGTACCGGGCAGAAACCAGGGCTTCCGTCACTCCTCTCCCTTCCGGGCGTTCTCGAATCGCCCTCTGTTCTCTCCATGGTGGAGGCTCAGGTGGGCGGAGCCCTGGAAGAAATCGTCGGGGCGTGTATAAAGAGCCTCGCCGGGATGCGCGAAAAAGAAGGAGAGAACCTGCGGCGGGCGGTGGAGGAGTATCTTGACTCCTTTGAAACCCTCGTCGGTTCCATCGAGAAATACTGGACAGGGAAAAAAGAGGAGCTCTTCGAAGAACTCCGGAAACGGGTCACTCTTCTGCTCGAAGGAGTGGCCAACGAGGCCGACCAGGGACGGGTAGCCCAGGAACTCGCTCTCATGGGGGACAAATGGGACATCTCCGAGGAATTTGTCCGATCCGGGAGTCATTGCAGACAATTCCGCGCTATCCTTGCAGGTCCCTCTTCAGAGGGAAGGAAACTTGATTTCCTGATTCAGGAAATGAACCGGGAAGTCAATACCATGGGCTCCAAAATTACCGATGCCGAACTCCGTTGGATGGTGGTGGAGGCAAAGACTCTTCTGGAGAAAATCCGGGAACAGGTTCAAAACGTGGAGTGAGGGCGATGACCGCAAAACTGGTTCATATAGGATTCGGCAATATGATCGTAGGGGAGAGGATCGTGGCCATTATTCATCCGACCTCAGCCCCGATAAAACGTCTCAAGGAAGAAGCGAAGGAACAAGGCAGGCTCATCGACGCCACACAGGGCCGGAAGACAAGGGCAATACTGGTTACCGACAGCAACCATGTGGTGCTGTCGGCCATTCAGCCCGAGACAATCGTGAACAGATTCGAGGAAAATACAGAGGATGAATCGCTCGGACAGGGGTAAGCTCTTTGTCCTTTCCGGCCCGAGCGGTGCCGGCAAGGGGACGCTGCGGAAAAAAGTCTTCGAAACGGTGCAGGGCATCAGATTTTCGATCTCATGCACCACGAGACCTCCCAGGAAGGGAGAGAAGGACGGAACAGACTACCGGTTCATTTCTGAAGAGGCCTTTCTTTCCCTTCTGAAGGAGGACAAGTTTCTCGAACATGCGAAAGTGCATGGTCATTACTATGGCACCCTGAGGGACGACGTGGAAAAGGCCCTTTCAGAAGGCTATGATATGGTGCTTGAAATTGACGTACAGGGGGCTTTTCAGATCAGGGAAAAAATGCCCGAGAGCATCCTCGTGTTCGTCTCTCCTCCTTCTCTTGAAGAACTTGAACACCGCCTGATGGAAAGGGGAACGGAAAGCGTGGAAAATCTCCGGCTTAGGCTCGACAATGCCAGGCTTGAGATGATGAAAGCCAAAGATTATGATTACGTTATAATAAACGATGATGCCGAACGGGCTTCCGAAGAGCTGAAGTCCATAATTATCGGCTGCAGATCTAACAGGGGGGAACGAAAATGATTTTTTACGATTTGGATTCTCTGGCCCAGAAACAGGGCATAAATAACAAGTATCTTCTCACCGCCGCAGTGGCTGCCCGTGCCCGTGCTCTCAGTGAGCAGAAAGGGCGCACCCTGGATGAAGACAATGAAAAATTCATCTCCACAGCTCTTCAGGAGTTTGATCTCGGTACAGTCCGCCTCTCCCTGGAACAAGAAACCGCCTCGGAGAACGGCGCCGATTCATGATCCGGCCATGCCCGATTGGAAGCGGAACAGAAAAGTAGTACTCGGCATAACAGGAGGCATTTCCGCCTATAAAGCGCCGGAGATCGTCCGGGCTCTCGTCAAATCCGGGTGCGACGTGGAGGTTGTGCTAACCTCCGACGGTGAAAAGTTCGTCAGCCCCATGGTGCTTTCCACGCTGGCCGGCAAGCGTGTCTGGAGACAATCCGACTTCCTTTCCGACGACACGGGGTGGAAAATCCCCCATATAACACTGGCGGACTGGGCGGATGTGATCATTGTCGCCCCCTGTACAGCGGAAACGCTGTCGAACATGGCGAGGGGAGCGGGAAAGGAACTTCTCTGCTCCCTACTCCTTGCTGCCGGGTCGCCAGTAGTGGTTTTCCCGGCCATGAACGTGAACATGTTCAATCATCCGGCAACGGCCAGGAACATTGAAATCCTGAAAGAAACAGGAATCATCATTGCCGACCCGGAAACGGGAAGCCTGGCATGCGGATACGAGGGAAAGGGAAGACTCCCCTCCGTGGAGGTCATACTGGAGGAAATGTGGAAAGCCCTGTGCCCCTCAAAGAAGCTCGAGGGGAAAAATGTCCTCGTCACCGCCGGGCCCACCCGGGAATTCCTGGACCCTGTCCGTTTTCTCAGCAACCCAAGCACGGGGAAGATGGGGTATGCCATGGCAAGATCCGCCTGGTACCGCGGCGCCTCGATAACGTTTGTTCATGGTCCCGCAGTATTTTCCAACCTCGGCGGTTTTGACGTCAAATCCGTCGTGTCCGCGGAGGAGATGAAGCGGACGGTCTTGTCCCTTTCAGAAGAGATGGACTATATCGTAAAGGCAGCCGCTGTCGGTGATTTCAGGGCAGCCTCTTTCAGCGACAGGAAAATAAAGCGGGCGAATGTCGATACCCTCACGGTAGACCTGGTTCAGAACACGGACATAGCCGCTGCGCTCGGGGAACGGAAGCGACAGGGCCAGATCCTTGTCGGATTCGCAGCGGAAAGCCATGATCTGCTCCTCAACGCCTCTGAAAAAATGAGGCGCAAAAATCTCGATTTTATTGTCGCCAATGATATTACAGCTTCAGGTTCAGGTTTCGGGACCGAGACCAACACTGTCAAACTTCTTTCAGTTGACGGGAGCGCCGAAGAATTCTCCGGAACAAAGGAGGATGTGGCCGAAAGCGTGTGGAGCAGAATTCTTGAAGAGGACTGGCTTCTGTGAATACTGCGGGGGCTTCGTGCTTCTGCAACGTCATCGTCCCGGGGCCATGGTGGAATCTTCTGACCTACGAACTGCCTTCTCCTCGTCGCCGGGGAAGCCGCCTGAGAATACCCTTGGGAAGGGGAACACGGTTCGGAATAATTGAATCGTGTTTTGCCGCTCTTCCTGAAGAGAACGGATTTACCGTTCGTCAGGCGGAACCTTTTTGCGACGGCGCCCCCCTGCTGCCGGAAGAGAATGTCGAACTCCTCGACTGGACGGGAAAAACATTCCTCTGCGGTGCAGGCGAGGTTCTGAAGATGGCGGTTCCTCCCGCCATTCTTTCTTCCCCCGCCGCACTTGAAGACTTCGCTCCCCTCGACGGGCCGGCGCCGGAGAACCCAGGCCGGTACGAAGAGTTATTTCTTTACGAATGTGATACAGTCACCCGCTGGAAAAAACTGCAGGAATCCCTGGACAACGGTTATCCCTTTCTGGCCCTCTTCCCGGAACAGAGGCTGGCCACAGCGTTTTTTGATTTTCTTTCACCTGCTCTCAGAGAATCTTCTCTTCTGTGGCCCGCTACTGGCGGTAAAAAACTACAGAATGCATGGATTACTGCTCGAAAGGGCGGAGCAAGAGGCATAATCGGAGGCCCCGGCGCCGTTTTCGCTCCTCTGGAACATATCCGGTCCGTCATTGTGGATGAAGAAAGCAGCGGCGCTTACAGGACCTACAGGCGCCCCTTTCTCAACATCAGGTCGGTTGCCGCAAGAAAAGCCCTTCTGGCAAAGGCGGCTCTCACCATGTCAGGACGGCTGCCCTCCTCGAGAGTCTATCTCCGGGGAAAACCGAAGTGCACCAGGCGCCCTTCACGGGAATCCGTAAAATTCGTTGATCTTAAAAACAGCCTTTCTTCGGAATTTCAGGGCATTTCGGGCTCCCTTCCCCTTTCCGCCGCTCTTTTCTCTGAAACATCGCGGGTTCTCTCCGCTGGAAAGACGGCCCTCTGGCTTCTGGACAGGAAAGGTTATGCCGGGGAGGTGGCCTGTGAGGAATGCGGGAACCCTATTTTATGCAGTGTCTGCGGCCGGGTGGCAGCCTGGGAGGAAAAACGGCAAAGGCTCCGGTGCTCATCCTGCGGCAGGATTTTCCCCCTTCCCGAGACCTGCCCCTCATGCAGGGGAGTCCTTCTCACCGGGAAACGTCCAGGTCTTGAGGCCCTCCTTCCGGTCGCCCGGGCGACAGCGTCCGATGAAAAACCGGTATTTATCTGGGATGGAACGAAAATCTCAGGGAAGAAGGCGGACCATAACCTCAGGAAGGAACTCTCCGAGGGAGGCATTGTCCTTGGAACCCGTTCCGCCCTGGCACTGTGCGACACGACTGACGTAGGATTTTCCGCCTGGATTGATGCCGACAGCGAGGTGCGGAACGTTTCGTTTCAGGCTAAATTCACGGCCTATTCCATGATATGGGAATCTCTCTGGAGAGGGAACCCGGAGGGACGCACGGTTCTGCTCCAGAGCAGACGTCCCGGCAGCGGATGGCAGAAAGGGATCCTGCTCGGCTGGGATCATTTCTGGAACGATGAACTCCGTGAAAGAAAGGAATTGGAGCTGCCTCCTTTTTCTTTTCTCCTGGAGATCAAGTGTCCTTCCCAGCGCCTGAAAGAGAGTATAATGGCACAACTGAAGGAAACCGGGCTGTGCCCGATGGATCCGGGAGAACCGCCTCTTGTCTTCTGGGTTACGGTTTCTTCACCGGCCAGGGTTTGGAATGCCCTTGCTCCTTTTTATTCCATAGGAAACTCCAGGACCGGTTTTCCCGAAATTACCGTCTGGATAGATTGAGCCCAAGGAGGAAATAGTATCCATGCCAGTAGTATCCATCATCGGAAGACCGAATGTCGGCAAATCAACTCTTTTCAACCGGCTTATCGGCCATCGGGAAGCAATCGTCGACGATATGCCGGGGGTGACCAGGGACAGGCTGTACGGCGAAGCGGAGTGGAAAGAAAGAAAGTTTTACGTTATCGACACTGGGGGCTTTCTTGCCAAGGATGAAAACGCTTTCGTCCATGGCATGAGACAGCAGGTTGGGACGGCCGTAGCCGAAAGCGATCTCGTCCTTTTCGTCATCAATGGAAGGGAAGGCCCTACGTGGATGGACGAAGACGTGGCGGACATGCTGAGGAAATCCGGAAAGCCGGTTATTGTCGTTGCAAACAAAATTGATGATGGAATCCACGAGGACTCCGTCTTTCAGGCCTACTCACTGGGTTTTGAAGATGTCATCGGTGTCAGCGCCGAACATAAACGGTATATTTACGACCTTATGGACCTCATTCTTGAAAAGATTCCCAAAGATGAACCGGCTCCCCAGGATGAAAGTGCCGTGAGAGTCGCCATCGTAGGCAGACCGAACGTGGGAAAATCAAGTATCCTCAACCGCCTCGCAGGGGAAGAGAGGGCACTGGTGAGCGATATCCCCGGAACAACCAGGGACGCCATCGACACCCTGGTCAGGATTGACGAAACCACATTCAGGCTGATCGACACCGCCGGCCTGAGGAGAAAAAGCCGGGTCGAGGACAATATAGAATATTATTCCTACGTCAGAACCCTCCAGGCCATCGACAGGTGTGATGTTGCCCTCCTCGTCATGGATGCCGGGGAACCCTTTACCGACCAGGACAAAAAACTTGCAGGGGAAATCATCGAACGGGGAAAAGGGATAGTGCTGCTTCTGAACAAATGGGATCTCCTCGGCAAGAAAGATACCCTCGGAGATTCCATGAAAAAGAAGATGAAGGATGAAATGGTCTTCGTTTCCCATGCCCCTGTGCTTTTCGTCTCTGCCCTTACGGGCAGAGGGATGCAGAAAATATCGGACGTTGTGATCAAAGTGTTTGAAAACCGGAAGAAACGGATCAAAACCACTTTATTAAACAGGCTTCTCCGTGATATCCTCGCTTTTGACAGGCTGCCGACCGACAACAGGGGGAGAGCTTTCAAGATTTTCTATTGTACTCAGGCAGAGATAGAGCCGCCCACGTTTATCTTTTTTGTGAACTATCCGGAACTGGCGGAAAAGGCTTTTGAAAACCACATAGAAAACGAACTGCGTGAACTGGAAAACTTCGAAGGGGTGCCACTTCGCATTTTCTGGCGTGGGAAAGAGGAAAAATGAAGTTTAATGCTTGACCAGAACTGGACTTACTGCTAATAATAAACGTAATGATGGTTCGGACCTGAGTTGGCTTTATTTTACTCGAACCTGTACCATATTTTAATCCAGAGGAGGCTGTAAAAAGTGACCAAGGCAGAACTGGTAACTGAGGTTGCAAAGGCGACAGGGTTGAACAAAAAAGCTTCCGGCGCTGCCGTCGGAGCGGTTTTCGAAGCCATCGAAAGTGCCCTTGCCAAGGGTGAAAAGATCCAGCTGGTTGGCTTCGGAACGTTCGAAGTCCGTGAAAGGGCTGCCCGCGAAGGCCGGAACCCCCAGGATCCCAAGAAAGTCATCAAGATCCCTGCGAAGAAAGTCCCCGTTTTTAGGCCCGGAAAAGCTCTTAAGGACAAGGTGGAATAATCGTTCTCCTTTCTTTTTTTGTTGGTCTCTTCTCTTTTTTTCAGAGAAGAGACCTTCATTTTTTTATTTTTTGGTGCAGTGCGAGCCATTTTTCCGCGGAAAGCTCTTCAGCCCGCGCATTTTTCCCTATTCCCAACTCCGCAAATACCTCCGGCCACGGAATATCCTCCCTGAAAGTCTTCAGGTTGTTCAGCAGCTTTTTTCTCCTCTGGGCAAAACCGCTTCTGAGCATTCCTCTCCAGGACCCGTCCGTGGCAAGTTCCCGGTGCTCTTTTCCCAAAGTTATTTCCAGCAGGCAGGAATGGACCGCCGGAACCGGACGAAAAGCCGCAGGCGGCACATTCAGCACTTTCCGGGCACTCCCCGTCAGCTCAAGAGTTACCCCCAGCGGATATCGTTCTTTTGTTGAGGGGGGAGCTGTTATCCTCTCCGCAGACTCTTTCTGAACCATGAGAAGGAAATAACCGGCTGAAGGAAGGGTTTCGAGAAGCTTCCAGAGAAGGGGAGTCGTTATGTTATAGGGGATGTTTGCTACAACCTTCGACGGTGCAGGGGAAAGAAGAGAATAGTCCGCCTCGAGGGCGTCACCCCAGATGAGGCAAAAACGGCCGGGGTGGAGAAGGGAAATATCGGAAAGAAAGGGCTCCAGCCCCCTGTCGATTTCCATGCTGAACAAAAAAGTGCAGGGAGAGGCAAGAAGCTCCCTGGTAAGCACTCCCTGGCCGGATCCCACTTCAAGGATGACATCTCCTGCCGCCGGAGCGGCCCTTTCGACGATTTTACGGAGAATGTTTCTGTCGGCAAGAAAGTTCTGGCCCAGGTTTTTTTTGTGTCGGAACGGTTTCCTTTCAATCATGATGTTTTCACTCCAGTAAGAATACAAAAAAGCGGGGTAATAAACCCCGCTTGTTATTCCTGGTCGGGACGAGAGGATTCGAACCTCCGACCACCTGCACCCCATGCAGGTACGCTAACCAGACTGCGCTACGTCCCGTACTGACCGGGATATTTTACCCTTTCCCGGCGCTCCGGTCAAGGGAGAAAATAATGTACTCTTTTAAAAAAGAGGAAGAGGCAACGCCTCTTCCTCTTTCGAGTGATTGAACCTATGCCTCCGCCTTCACGGGCTGCTTGCCCATTTCAGCGAGCTGGCGGTAGATTTCATACCGCTCTTTGGCGTCCTTCTCTGCCTTTTCGAAGAGCTGGTCGGCTATCTCGGGGAATTCCTTCTTCAGGGAGGCATAGCGGACTTCGCTCATGAGGAACTCCTGGAAATTGGCCTTGGGTTCCTTGGAATCCAGAACGAAGGGGGGCTTCCCTTCAAGGGCAAGGTCCGGATTGTACCTGTAGAGGTGCCAGTAACCGGCTTCCACTGCCTTTTTCGTCTGATCCTGGGTCTTGCCCATTCCGGCACTGATGCCGTGGGCAATGCAGGGGGCGTAGGCAATCACAAGGGAGGGCCCCTTGTAGGCTTCGGCTTCCTTCAGGGCCTTCAAGAGCTGGTTCTTGTCGGCTCCCATACCGACCTGGGCGACGTAGACATAGCCGTAGGTCATGGCGATTCGCCCGAGGTCCTTCTTCTTGACCCGTTTGCCGGATGCGGCAAATTTGGCGATGGCCGCGGTGGGAGTGGACTTGGAGGACTGCCCGCCCGTGTTGGAATAGACTTCCGTGTCGAGGACGAGGACGTTCACATCTTCTCCGGAAGCAAGCACATGATCGAGGCCGCCGAAACCGATGTCATAAGCCCAGCCGTCGCCGCCGAAAATCCAGACGGATTTCTTGACGAGATAGTCTTTCCTGCAGGCAATCTCGCACAGCAGCTTGTTGCCTTCAGCTCCGATATCCCTGTCAAGGACGGCAAGCACCTTTTCTGCGGCAGCCTTGGACTTTTCTCCGTCGTCCATGGACTCGAGCCATTCGGTAAACGCGGCCTTCATGTCTTCGGGTATATCCATCGCAACGAGGGCTTTCATGGCATCAACGATGTAATCAACCGTGGCGTTGAGTGAGAGTTTCATGCCGTAGCCGTATTCCGCATTGTCCTCGAAGAGGGAGTTCGCCCATGCAGGTCCCTGTCCCTTTGAGTTGACGGTGTAGGGCATGCTCGGAGCCGAAGCGCCCCAAATGGAGGTGCATCCGGTAGCGTTGGCAATGATCATTCTGTCTCCGAAGAGCTGGGTGACCAATTTAACATAGGGAGTTTCTCCGCATCCCGAGCAGGCGCCGGAGAACTCAAGAAGCGGCTGGGAGAACTGGCTTCCCTTGACGGTGAACTTGTTCGTCTCGGCAGACTTGTCCGAAACGGTGAGAGCGTAGTTCCAGTTCGGGATTTCCTTCTCCTGGGTCGCAAGGGGCTTCATTTCCAGGGCGCCCACAGGGCATATGTCGGCGCAGTTTCCGCAGCCCATGCAGTCCAGAATGTCGACCTGCATCTTGTATTTGCATCCGGGGAATTCTTTTCCTTTGACTTCCACAGCGCCGAATCCTTCGGGAGCCTGGCCGGCTTCCTCTTCGTTCAGGACGAAGGGGCGGATGGAGGCATGAGGGCAGACCATGGAACACTGATTGCACTGGATGCACTTGTCGCTTTTCCACTCGGGAACGTTGACGGCAACGCCCCGCTTTTCATAGGCCGACGTGCCCGAGGGGAAATGTCCGTCCTCCCGGCCGACAAAAGCGCTGACGGGAAGGCTGTCTCCCTGCTGGGCGTTGACGGGCATGCACACATCCCTGATGAAATCGGGGATGTCCTCGGGAAGGCCGCTCAGAAGCACCGGATCGGTGGTGGCGTTTGCCCACTCGGCAGGGATTTCGATCTTCTTCAACGCCTCGATTCCAGCATCCACGGCCTTGTAGTTCATCTCGAGGATCTTGTCACCCTTCTTGCCGTAGGTGTGGTCAATGGCATCCTTCATGTATTTCACGGCATCCTCGATGGGGATAACGCCGGAAAGCTTGAAGAATGCGGACTGCATTATCATGTTGATCCTGTTGCCGAGGCCGATCTCTTCGCCGATGTCGGTTCCGTTCAAAACGTAGAAGTTGATCTTCCTGTTGGCGAGGTAGCGCTTTACCTTCGCCGGAAGATGCTTGTCCAGATCCTCGACGGAAGTCCACTGGGTATTCAGCAGGAACGTGCCGCCTTCCTTCAGACCGGCAAGAACGTCATACAGGTGGACGTACTCTTGTTTGTGACAGGCGATGAAATCCGCCGTGTCGATAAGGTAGGTCGACTTGATGGGCTTTTTCCCGAAGCGGAGGTGGGAAACGGTGATACCGCCCGATTTCTTCGAGTCATAGGCGAAATAGCCCTGGGCATACAGGTCGGTTTCGTCGCCGATGATCTTGATGGAGTTCTTGTTGGCGCCCACCGTTCCATCGGAGCCGAGTCCCCAGAACTTGCATCGAATGGTTCCTTCCGGTGCGGCGGTAATTTGCTCGTTGACCGGCAGGGAGGTAAAGGTGACGTCGTCGGTGATGCTGATGGTGAAATGGTCTCTGGGCTGGTAGGACTGAAGGTTGTCGAACACGGACTTGATGTGGCTCGGAGTTGTATCCTTGGAACCGAGACCGTACCGTCCGCCGACCACAAGGGGCTTCTCTGCCTTGTCCTTGAAGAGAGTGCAGACGTCCTCATACAGAGGTTCGCCGAGCGCCCCGCTTTCCTTGCAGCGGTCAAGCACGGCGATCCTCTTGACGGACGCCGGAAGGACATCGAAGAAATACTTCTCGGAGAAGGGCCTGTAAAGGTGAACTTCGAGCACGCCGGTCTTACCGCCTCTGGCGTTGAGGTAGTCCACCGTCTCCTCGATGGTCTGGCATACTGATCCCATGGCCACGATTACGTGTTCCGCATCGGGTGCTCCGTAGTAGTTAAAGGGGTGGTACTCCCGTCCGGTCAGCTTCTTGATCTCCTGCATGTAGGACTCGACGGTTTCGGGAATAACCGTATAGAAACGGTTGATGGCTTCTTTTGCCTGGAAGAAAATATCGGGGTTCTGGGCGCTCCCCTTCTGGAAGGGATGTTCCGGGTTCAGGGCGCGGGCCTTGAATTTCGCAAGGGCGTCGTAATCCACAAGTTTCGCCAGGTCGTCATACTCAAGGACATCGATCTTCTGGATTTCGTGAGATGTTCTGAAACCGTCGAAATAGTTGAGGAAAGGAATGCTTCCCTTGATGGCGGAGAGATGAGCCACGGCCGTGAGGTCCATGACTTCCTGGACGCTTCCTGCGGCGAGCATGGCAAACCCGGTGCCCCTGCAGGCCATGACGTCGCTATGATCACCGAAAATCGAGAGCGCGTGCCCGGCGACGGCCCGGGCACTGACATCGAAAACTCCGGGGAGCATTTCGCCCGCGATCTTGTACATGTTGGGCATCATGAGAAGAAGCCCCTGGGAAGCCGTAAACGTAGTGGAGAGAGAGCCTGCAGAAAGGCTTCCGTGGACTGCGCCGGCAGCTCCCCCCTCAGACTGGAGCTCGGTGACCCTGACAGTCTTTCCGAAAATATTCTTCCTGCCGTGGGCCGCCCATTCATCAATAACTTCGGGCATTGTGGAGGACGGTGTTATGGGATAGATTGCGGCAACTTCAGTGAAAGCGTATGAGACGTGAGCCGCTGCGTTGTTTCCGTCCATCGTTTTCCAGTTTCTTTTCATTAAGGTACCCCCTCTTGAATTTCAGGCGGGGGCGCCTTGAGCCCCTTGGCCTGATTATTATTCCTTATGAAATAGATGCGAAAGGCAAATCCGGACTGTCGTGTATTCTTATTTTACAACAAAACGGGGATTTTGCATTCTGTATAATTCGGGAGCGACGTCCGGTGAAAAACCAAATACACACTATTTCACTTGCTGATCTTACCATAAAGTTTCGTCCGGTCAATTTGTGAAATGATTTGTGAAATGATTTCTGAATCGTAATCCGTGCAGACACCCGCCGTCGGGAAATTTTTTAAATCGAGCGGCCGGACTGTTGGTCCCTGTTTTTCCGGGAGATGAAAGCCTTCTTCTCCACCGGTTGTGCGGCAGCAGGATCAGGACTGTTATAATTGTAGCCCTGAAATCTTTGAAATGAACGAAGAGGGGTCCCGAATGGTGAGCGATATGAACAGAGTCGTTGTCCTGCCTGAGAAAGAAGATCTTCCCCTCGAAATGGACAGGGGAATGACCGGATCAGATGTGT
Proteins encoded in this region:
- the hflX gene encoding GTPase HflX, which codes for MQERTAVLAGLELPDQPFSPSVLLEELELLLKNLGITSAGSVIQRRSRPDPAFLLGKGKAEELALFCKTVGATLLVCNEPLTPGQKNNLQRTTGVEVWDRPFVIMKIFELRASSSEAKMQVEMALCKYEIPHLKGLGAQMSRLGGGIGTRGPGETEFERHRRKLERRVRDISKKLGVLKRKRTLQRDRRKKMNLPVVSLVGYTNSGKSSLLRALSRDSSLVAENMLFSTLDTFMRKVSLPSGREILLSDTVGFIRDLPPGLVAAFRTTLEEIVSSAFLVFVLDVAAPDYQEVREVVEKTVQEIGGGDIPRFFALNKCDLLDPDKKQAVEERFRETGEAAVSISALSGTGLPELLATLDAFLQKTETISRERNGD
- a CDS encoding YicC/YloC family endoribonuclease, whose translation is MIRSMTGFTRESRNFEWGTLTVEISSVNHRYQELSIRLPRELASFESAIGGLLRSGLGRGKIRFFAEISWAPRYKALAIDGEVLRNYYTQILSLSDELGTGQKPGLPSLLSLPGVLESPSVLSMVEAQVGGALEEIVGACIKSLAGMREKEGENLRRAVEEYLDSFETLVGSIEKYWTGKKEELFEELRKRVTLLLEGVANEADQGRVAQELALMGDKWDISEEFVRSGSHCRQFRAILAGPSSEGRKLDFLIQEMNREVNTMGSKITDAELRWMVVEAKTLLEKIREQVQNVE
- a CDS encoding DUF370 domain-containing protein, with the translated sequence MTAKLVHIGFGNMIVGERIVAIIHPTSAPIKRLKEEAKEQGRLIDATQGRKTRAILVTDSNHVVLSAIQPETIVNRFEENTEDESLGQG
- the gmk gene encoding guanylate kinase yields the protein MNRSDRGKLFVLSGPSGAGKGTLRKKVFETVQGIRFSISCTTRPPRKGEKDGTDYRFISEEAFLSLLKEDKFLEHAKVHGHYYGTLRDDVEKALSEGYDMVLEIDVQGAFQIREKMPESILVFVSPPSLEELEHRLMERGTESVENLRLRLDNARLEMMKAKDYDYVIINDDAERASEELKSIIIGCRSNRGERK
- a CDS encoding DNA-directed RNA polymerase subunit omega — its product is MIFYDLDSLAQKQGINNKYLLTAAVAARARALSEQKGRTLDEDNEKFISTALQEFDLGTVRLSLEQETASENGADS
- the coaBC gene encoding bifunctional phosphopantothenoylcysteine decarboxylase/phosphopantothenate--cysteine ligase CoaBC; this translates as MPDWKRNRKVVLGITGGISAYKAPEIVRALVKSGCDVEVVLTSDGEKFVSPMVLSTLAGKRVWRQSDFLSDDTGWKIPHITLADWADVIIVAPCTAETLSNMARGAGKELLCSLLLAAGSPVVVFPAMNVNMFNHPATARNIEILKETGIIIADPETGSLACGYEGKGRLPSVEVILEEMWKALCPSKKLEGKNVLVTAGPTREFLDPVRFLSNPSTGKMGYAMARSAWYRGASITFVHGPAVFSNLGGFDVKSVVSAEEMKRTVLSLSEEMDYIVKAAAVGDFRAASFSDRKIKRANVDTLTVDLVQNTDIAAALGERKRQGQILVGFAAESHDLLLNASEKMRRKNLDFIVANDITASGSGFGTETNTVKLLSVDGSAEEFSGTKEDVAESVWSRILEEDWLL
- the der gene encoding ribosome biogenesis GTPase Der translates to MPVVSIIGRPNVGKSTLFNRLIGHREAIVDDMPGVTRDRLYGEAEWKERKFYVIDTGGFLAKDENAFVHGMRQQVGTAVAESDLVLFVINGREGPTWMDEDVADMLRKSGKPVIVVANKIDDGIHEDSVFQAYSLGFEDVIGVSAEHKRYIYDLMDLILEKIPKDEPAPQDESAVRVAIVGRPNVGKSSILNRLAGEERALVSDIPGTTRDAIDTLVRIDETTFRLIDTAGLRRKSRVEDNIEYYSYVRTLQAIDRCDVALLVMDAGEPFTDQDKKLAGEIIERGKGIVLLLNKWDLLGKKDTLGDSMKKKMKDEMVFVSHAPVLFVSALTGRGMQKISDVVIKVFENRKKRIKTTLLNRLLRDILAFDRLPTDNRGRAFKIFYCTQAEIEPPTFIFFVNYPELAEKAFENHIENELRELENFEGVPLRIFWRGKEEK
- a CDS encoding HU family DNA-binding protein, yielding MTKAELVTEVAKATGLNKKASGAAVGAVFEAIESALAKGEKIQLVGFGTFEVRERAAREGRNPQDPKKVIKIPAKKVPVFRPGKALKDKVE
- the rsmA gene encoding 16S rRNA (adenine(1518)-N(6)/adenine(1519)-N(6))-dimethyltransferase RsmA; its protein translation is MIERKPFRHKKNLGQNFLADRNILRKIVERAAPAAGDVILEVGSGQGVLTRELLASPCTFLFSMEIDRGLEPFLSDISLLHPGRFCLIWGDALEADYSLLSPAPSKVVANIPYNITTPLLWKLLETLPSAGYFLLMVQKESAERITAPPSTKERYPLGVTLELTGSARKVLNVPPAAFRPVPAVHSCLLEITLGKEHRELATDGSWRGMLRSGFAQRRKKLLNNLKTFREDIPWPEVFAELGIGKNARAEELSAEKWLALHQKIKK